A region of Malaciobacter marinus DNA encodes the following proteins:
- the caiB gene encoding L-carnitine CoA-transferase, translating to MSNKIQTPKFGPLSGMKVVFSAIEIAGPFSAQMFAEWGAEVIWIEHSAYPDTIRVQENYPELSRRNLHALSLNVFSEEGREVFLKLIEDADVFIEASKGPAFAKRGITDELLWEKNKKLVIGHLSGFGQYGTEEYTHLAAYNTIAQAFSGYLMQNGDVDQPMPAFPYTADYMAGFAVTSSVLAAVYNAEKTGIGESIDVAMYEVMLRVGQYYMMDYLNGGEMCPRMIKGKDPLYAGCGLYKCNDGYIVFEVVGGNQVKEIFNLLGISEYIGTEEIPEGTQLISRKMSASQLFEDKLDEYFEALTIEEALALLAKYKIAGAKVLDAHELQSNPQYIARDSFTQWESMEGKKVTGPNVMPKFKNNPGKIWRAKPSYGMDTKGILNELGYSEDSINELAKNKIINIG from the coding sequence ATGTCAAATAAAATACAAACACCTAAATTTGGTCCACTTTCTGGAATGAAAGTGGTTTTTTCTGCAATTGAGATTGCAGGTCCCTTTTCAGCACAAATGTTTGCTGAGTGGGGAGCAGAAGTGATTTGGATTGAACATTCTGCGTATCCTGATACGATTAGAGTGCAAGAAAATTATCCTGAGTTATCAAGAAGAAATCTTCATGCATTATCTTTGAATGTATTTTCAGAAGAAGGAAGAGAAGTATTTTTAAAACTAATAGAAGATGCTGATGTATTTATTGAAGCTAGTAAAGGTCCTGCTTTTGCTAAAAGAGGTATTACAGATGAACTTTTATGGGAAAAAAATAAAAAATTAGTAATTGGGCACTTATCTGGTTTTGGTCAATACGGTACAGAAGAGTACACACATTTAGCAGCATATAATACAATTGCTCAAGCTTTTAGTGGTTATTTAATGCAAAATGGAGATGTTGATCAGCCAATGCCAGCATTTCCATATACAGCTGATTATATGGCAGGATTTGCTGTAACTAGTTCTGTTTTAGCTGCAGTTTATAATGCAGAAAAAACAGGTATTGGTGAAAGTATTGATGTTGCTATGTATGAAGTAATGTTAAGAGTTGGTCAATATTACATGATGGACTACTTAAACGGTGGTGAAATGTGTCCTAGAATGATTAAAGGGAAAGACCCTCTATACGCTGGTTGTGGATTATATAAATGTAATGACGGATATATCGTATTTGAAGTAGTTGGAGGAAATCAAGTTAAAGAGATTTTTAATCTACTTGGTATTTCAGAATACATTGGTACAGAAGAAATTCCAGAAGGTACTCAACTTATTTCAAGAAAGATGTCAGCATCACAACTTTTTGAAGATAAATTAGATGAGTACTTTGAAGCACTAACAATTGAAGAAGCATTAGCCTTACTTGCAAAATATAAAATTGCTGGAGCAAAAGTTCTTGATGCTCATGAACTTCAATCAAATCCACAATATATTGCAAGAGATTCATTTACTCAATGGGAATCAATGGAAGGTAAAAAAGTAACAGGTCCTAATGTAATGCCTAAGTTTAAAAATAACCCAGGGAAAATCTGGAGAGCAAAACCATCTTACGGAATGGATACTAAAGGTATTTTAAATGAGCTTGGTTACTCAGAAGATAGCATTAATGAATTAGCAAAGAATAAAATTATTAATATAGGATAA
- the caiA gene encoding crotonobetainyl-CoA dehydrogenase yields MISFKLTDEQELFVDGVKELMERENWEAYFAQCDEKHEYPIKWVKELAELGIDTMLLPEEHGGMGESMVTLAAIWEELGRHGAPTYILYQLPGFSTILRHGTQEQIDKIFEFRGTGEQMFNSAITEPSAGSDVGSLQTTYKRENGKVYLNGQKCFITSSLHTPYLIVMAKDANSEKPIFSEWFIDMKKAGIKLTPLEKLGLRMDSCCEVVFNNVELEEKDMFGAEGEGFNRVKAEFDDERFLVACTNYGVALCAFEDAAKYANQRVQFGEAIGRTQLIQEKFANMAIKLNSMKNMIFETAWKTDEGIATSGDSAMCKYYCANAAFEVIDTSMQVLGGIGVTGHRVGRFWRDLRIDRLSGGSDEMQILTLGRQVLKKYR; encoded by the coding sequence ATGATTAGTTTTAAATTAACTGATGAACAAGAACTTTTTGTTGATGGTGTAAAAGAATTAATGGAAAGAGAAAATTGGGAAGCTTATTTTGCCCAATGTGATGAGAAGCATGAATATCCAATTAAATGGGTAAAAGAGTTAGCCGAACTTGGTATTGATACTATGCTTTTACCAGAAGAGCATGGAGGAATGGGTGAATCTATGGTTACACTTGCTGCTATTTGGGAAGAGTTAGGAAGACATGGTGCACCTACTTATATCTTATATCAGTTGCCAGGATTTAGTACTATTTTAAGACATGGTACGCAAGAACAAATTGATAAAATCTTTGAATTTAGAGGAACGGGTGAACAAATGTTTAACTCTGCAATTACAGAACCAAGTGCAGGGTCAGATGTTGGAAGTTTACAAACAACTTATAAAAGAGAGAATGGAAAGGTTTATTTAAACGGTCAAAAATGCTTTATTACAAGTAGTTTACATACTCCATATTTAATTGTTATGGCAAAAGATGCAAATAGTGAAAAACCTATTTTCTCTGAATGGTTTATTGATATGAAAAAAGCAGGCATTAAATTAACTCCTTTAGAAAAACTAGGTCTTAGAATGGATAGTTGTTGTGAAGTTGTTTTTAATAATGTTGAATTAGAAGAAAAAGATATGTTTGGAGCTGAGGGTGAAGGTTTCAATAGAGTTAAAGCTGAATTTGATGATGAGAGATTTTTAGTTGCTTGCACAAACTATGGTGTTGCATTATGTGCATTTGAAGATGCTGCAAAATATGCAAACCAAAGAGTTCAATTTGGAGAAGCAATTGGTAGAACTCAATTAATCCAAGAAAAATTTGCAAATATGGCAATTAAACTTAACTCAATGAAAAATATGATTTTTGAAACTGCATGGAAAACTGATGAAGGAATAGCAACTTCAGGTGATTCTGCAATGTGCAAATACTATTGTGCGAATGCAGCATTTGAAGTTATTGATACATCAATGCAAGTTCTTGGTGGTATTGGAGTAACAGGTCATAGAGTTGGAAGATTTTGGAGAGACTTAAGAATTGATAGACTTTCTGGTGGTTCTGATGAAATGCAAATCTTAACATTAGGACGACAAGTTCTAAAAAAATATAGATAA